The nucleotide window ACGCCTTGACCGACGTGTTCGCTGCTCTGGCCGACGACACCCGTTGGGCGATCCTGAGCAGGCTGGGCGAGGGGCCGGCGTCCGCGTCGGCCCTCGCTCGGGAGTTCCCGGTCAGCCGGCAGGCGATCGTCCGGCACCTGGACGTGCTGCAGGCGGTCGGTCTGGTCGAGGCCGAGCAGCGGGGCCGTGAGGTGATCCACCGCGCGCTCGGTGGCCGGCTCGACGAGCTGGCCCGCGACCTGGAGCAGATCGCCCGCACCTGGGACCGCCGGCTGGCCAGGATCAAGGAGCTGGCCGAAGATCAGACCTGACCGGGTTCGATCAGTCGCGGGCGGTCAACACCAGCGGTTCGCCGTCGGTGATCACCACGGTGTGCTCGGCATGGGCGCCCCGTGAACCGTCGACGCTGCGCAGGGTCCAGCCGTCGCGATCGGTGTAGATCTGGTCGGTGGTGTGCAGGAACCAGGGTTCGATCGCCAGCACCAGACCCGGCCGCAACCGCAGACCCTTGCCACGGCGGCCGTTGTTGGGCAGGTGCGGATCGCCGTGCATGGTGTGCCCGACGCCGTGTCCGCCGAACTCCAGATTGACCTGCAGCCGATGCTGCTTGGCGACGGCGCCGATCGCCGCGGAGATGTCGCCGAGCTTGTTGCCCGGTCGGGCCTGGGCGATGCCGGCCCGCAGCGCGTCGTTGGTGATCTCGATCAGCCGCTGGTCCTGTGGCCGCGGTTCACCGACGATCACGGTCAGCGCCGAGTCCGACACCCAGCCGTCCACCGAGGCGGCGAAGTCGAAGCTGACCAGGTCACCGTCGGCCAGGTCGTAGTCGTACGGCAGTCCGTGCAGCACCGCGTCGTTGACCGACGTACACAGCACCTTGCCGAACGGCATCGCACCGAACGACGGGTGGTAGTCGATGTAGCAGGACTCGGCGCCGCGGTCCTTGATCATCTCGTGCGCCAGCGCGTCCAGATCGAGCAGATTGCTGCCCACCTTGGCTTCTTTGGCCAGCGCCGTCAGTACGTCGGCGACGAAGCGTCCCGCCGGACGCATCTCCTCGACCTCTTCGGGCGTGCGGTACTCGATCACCCGTGCACCCTACCCCCACGGCGTCGGCTGGCGATGCTCGGCGCTGAGCGGTAAGAACGTCGGAGCAGATGGCCCGAAACCCCCGATCTGGCGGGTTCAAAGCCATCTGCTCCGACGTTCTTACCTCGCTCGCGCAGCACTCAGGGAATCAGCGACACCTTGATCGACTTGGTGCCGTCCGAGACCAGGTCGAGCCCGGCCTGGAACTCGGCCAGCGGCAGCTGGTGGGTGCAGATCTCGTCCATCGGCAGGATGCCCGACTCGAGCAGCTTGATCGCGGCCGGCCAGCAGTACGGGCCGAGGTGGGCGCCGAGCACGTTCAGCTCCTTGTCGTCGGAGATGATCGACCAGTCCACGGTGACGTCGGAGCCGAACACGCTGTACTCGACGTAGGTGCCGAGCTTGCGCAGCAGGTTCAGGCCCTGCGGCACGGCCGACGGATGCCCGGTGCCCTCAATGTAGACGTCGGCGCCGTAGCCGTCGGTCAGGTCCTTGATCGCTTGTACGACGTCGACCTCGGCGATGTTGAGGGCCAGGTCGGCGCCACACTTCTTGGCCAGCTCAAGCTTGTTCGGCGCGACGTCGAGGGCGATCACTCGCAGCGGGTTCTTCGCCTTCGCCCCGGCGATCATGCCGAGTCCGATCGGGCCCGCGCCGGCGATCACCACGGTGTCCTCGAACTTGATTCCTCCCCGCTCGACCGCGTGCAGTGAACAGGACAGCGGCTCGACGAAGGCGGCGTGGGCCGGCGGCAGGTCCTTGCTGATCTTGTGCACGAGGGCGTCGGTGGAGTAGATCATGTACTCCGCCATCGCGCCCGGATTCCTGCGCTTGAAGCCGTGCATGTCGTGCGGCCCGCACATCCAGTACTCACCGCGTACGCAGTAGCGGCACTTCCAGCACGGCACGATCTGCTCGGCGGTGACCCGGTCACCGACCTCGACCCCACGCTTGTTGCGGGCTTGATCATCCAGCTGGACGACGGTGCCGACGAACTCGTGCCCGGGCACCACCTCGGTCTCGGCCCAGGCCGGCCGGTTCTCGTCGCCCCAGAATTTCGCCGCGCCGTGGTAGCACTTCAGGTCGCTGGCGCAGATGCCGACGGCCTCGACCTTGACCAGGATCTCGCCCGGGCCGGGCCTCGGTACGGCGATCTCCTCC belongs to Microlunatus elymi and includes:
- a CDS encoding ArsR/SmtB family transcription factor, yielding MTHALTDVFAALADDTRWAILSRLGEGPASASALAREFPVSRQAIVRHLDVLQAVGLVEAEQRGREVIHRALGGRLDELARDLEQIARTWDRRLARIKELAEDQT
- the map gene encoding type I methionyl aminopeptidase; protein product: MIEYRTPEEVEEMRPAGRFVADVLTALAKEAKVGSNLLDLDALAHEMIKDRGAESCYIDYHPSFGAMPFGKVLCTSVNDAVLHGLPYDYDLADGDLVSFDFAASVDGWVSDSALTVIVGEPRPQDQRLIEITNDALRAGIAQARPGNKLGDISAAIGAVAKQHRLQVNLEFGGHGVGHTMHGDPHLPNNGRRGKGLRLRPGLVLAIEPWFLHTTDQIYTDRDGWTLRSVDGSRGAHAEHTVVITDGEPLVLTARD
- a CDS encoding zinc-binding dehydrogenase, which produces MVDVIPDRMKAVICHGPENYSLEEIAVPRPGPGEILVKVEAVGICASDLKCYHGAAKFWGDENRPAWAETEVVPGHEFVGTVVQLDDQARNKRGVEVGDRVTAEQIVPCWKCRYCVRGEYWMCGPHDMHGFKRRNPGAMAEYMIYSTDALVHKISKDLPPAHAAFVEPLSCSLHAVERGGIKFEDTVVIAGAGPIGLGMIAGAKAKNPLRVIALDVAPNKLELAKKCGADLALNIAEVDVVQAIKDLTDGYGADVYIEGTGHPSAVPQGLNLLRKLGTYVEYSVFGSDVTVDWSIISDDKELNVLGAHLGPYCWPAAIKLLESGILPMDEICTHQLPLAEFQAGLDLVSDGTKSIKVSLIP